The Pirellulales bacterium genomic interval GAAGGACACAGCGGCGAGACGTTGGCGGAAGCAATTGCCAATGCCTTCGGGAGCAGCGTGTTTCGCCGAAATAAGGTATGCCTAGCGCACCGCGGAGCGCAGACGGCACACGGAGTGTGCCTGCTGCGTAGGAGGCATACTCCGTATGCCGTCGGCGCGATGACCCGCAATCAATTGTGGAGCTATCGAATCACGCGCACGACGCGGACGTTGTCGAGCGCCGGGCCGCGGGTCGGGTCGGTCGTTTCCAGCGTGTAGATTTCCAACGTGGTCTCATCCGCGACTGCCACGAATTCCCACGTTTTCGTCGACCAGCCCATCGCTTGGAGCGACTTGCCCGTCGAATCGAATTCGAACGCTTGCTGCTTGCCGGCCGCGACCACGGCAACCCGTTTCGTGGCCGGATTCGCTCCGGGAGTGCCGGCCAAGGAAAAGGTGACACGATATCGGCGGCCTTTCAAGGTTTTGAACGTCTGCGCCACTCCGCCATAACCGGGTGAGCCGTGCAGATCGAGGCTTCGCTCGCCGTCGTCGGCTTTCCAGTGCGCATGGATGTAGTCGATCTGGCCGCGCGTCACGGTCCAGCCTTTGATCGCCGTGGCGCCCGGATTGAGCGACACGAAATCCTTCGCCATCGGCCCATCTTCGAAGCTGCCGTTGACGAGCAGATTGGGAGTTGGAATCTTCAGCAGCGGATTCTCGTCGATCGCTTCGACGGCGGAACAGGCCAGATCGCCCACGTCGACATTGAACATCTTTTGACCCTGGCCGGCGTTGTCGATGCTTTCGCTTTCGAAAGCGCAGGGCTTGTCGTCGTGGATCGAGACAACGCCATGAAATTGGGCCCCGCGCGTCTCGGAATACCCGGTTTGCGGATGGTCGAAATCGATGAACAAGGTGGCCCGAATCGGATTGCCCGCTCCGAGCATGGCGTTGACTCGATATTGCCGGCCGTGCCAATAGAAATCGCCGATTCGCCGATCGTTTTTGATGTTTGGATCGGTGCCGGGCAGCCGCCGCCACGCCAACACGGCCGAGGTGATCTTGCGGCCGGTGCTTTTCTGATGAAATTCGACGTTCCACAGCCCGATCATCGGCTGCCGATAGAAGGCGTTGCTCTTCGGATCGACGACTTGCGTGATATACGCCGCCTGGTCGCAATCGTTTAGATAGTTGTAGTGGATCAGGGTGAAGCCTTTATATTTGGCGATGTCTTTCCAGCCGTCGGGCAGCTTGGCCGGGTCGTAGCCGCCGTTGTTCGGGCCCCAACTGTTCTTGACGATGAAGAATTGTCGCGGCCGGTCGTAGCCGACAATGAGCAGCCCATGGAGCGCTCCTTCCGGGACGGCGTCTGCGGCCCGATACCAAACGACGGGCGGGATATTGCCGCGTCCTTTTTCGGCGGTTCCCTTTTGAAAATAGATGGGGATGACGACGCCAACCTCATGGCCGGCGGCCAGAATCGCTTCGATCTTGCGCGGGTCGCGGCGGTCGCGCTCGGAAAGCACGACGAACTGCTTGATGCCATAGCGGGCGTTTTGCCGGGCCGCCTGCGGATATTGCACCGGCGAAAGGTTGTAGCGATTGAGGGCTATTTGGGGAAATGGGTCCTGCCAGCGATAATTGCCGACATTGAACCCGCGAAAGTAGCCTGCCTTTGGATCCTCGTAATCCGGTCGATAGGCCATATCTTCCGCTCGGCTGACGCCGTATTTGCTCAGCACGCGATACCGTGCGACCATGCTCCCGCCGCCGTCGTCGGCCAGGCCATTTTCATTCACATCCGAGTCGAT includes:
- a CDS encoding choice-of-anchor C family protein; translation: MRPKLRNTASQLAILIYAGVGLSFSTELRPAHGQQFAARPTQYLPAAVDLTKEQTPIFDQGGRWTCIFQPEVAALEAAYGRAGIHVRLSVEHLIWMSHSVELTENKIIDSDVNENGLADDGGGSMVARYRVLSKYGVSRAEDMAYRPDYEDPKAGYFRGFNVGNYRWQDPFPQIALNRYNLSPVQYPQAARQNARYGIKQFVVLSERDRRDPRKIEAILAAGHEVGVVIPIYFQKGTAEKGRGNIPPVVWYRAADAVPEGALHGLLIVGYDRPRQFFIVKNSWGPNNGGYDPAKLPDGWKDIAKYKGFTLIHYNYLNDCDQAAYITQVVDPKSNAFYRQPMIGLWNVEFHQKSTGRKITSAVLAWRRLPGTDPNIKNDRRIGDFYWHGRQYRVNAMLGAGNPIRATLFIDFDHPQTGYSETRGAQFHGVVSIHDDKPCAFESESIDNAGQGQKMFNVDVGDLACSAVEAIDENPLLKIPTPNLLVNGSFEDGPMAKDFVSLNPGATAIKGWTVTRGQIDYIHAHWKADDGERSLDLHGSPGYGGVAQTFKTLKGRRYRVTFSLAGTPGANPATKRVAVVAAGKQQAFEFDSTGKSLQAMGWSTKTWEFVAVADETTLEIYTLETTDPTRGPALDNVRVVRVIR